A single window of Leptospira koniambonensis DNA harbors:
- a CDS encoding tetratricopeptide repeat protein, which translates to MRRTLSIWFFLVICTIKSVLALSSTFSWEELIQQAAEEALRGRYQQALEKLQIADETGEPRDFRYYWILGKSQKGKGEELEALKSYETSLRLNPDQTKLLEEMTDLYDSLRFPDKALNTARVILSRDPENRNLRYKALLWSSRIGDIEYYKATLKELESSNPYLAEEQALLDEISGFQKSGKIEDSIARCKRFLPFFPRNKNLHRLCILSYKSKDPNLYEEGLLQRANIFREEPIFHHILSMEYLDQRRFVESASLARRGLLLSLRKNLFPDKDYLLPLRRYYIQIGSDSGVLGTELLEEIIRTKKSPSVEEWNVLLKHSSYSWEVLAFALRSVAETEPEESALIISKEWKDMYKNLKVLELEKDLSRYAGPYSLDKTFQFYLETGYSLAETE; encoded by the coding sequence ATGAGACGTACACTTTCCATTTGGTTCTTTTTAGTTATTTGCACTATAAAATCGGTCCTGGCCTTGAGTTCAACCTTTTCTTGGGAAGAGCTGATCCAGCAGGCAGCGGAAGAAGCTTTACGAGGCAGATACCAACAAGCGTTAGAAAAATTACAGATCGCTGACGAAACAGGAGAGCCCAGAGACTTCCGTTATTATTGGATTTTAGGAAAATCCCAAAAAGGAAAGGGAGAAGAATTAGAAGCCCTTAAATCTTACGAAACAAGCCTTCGATTAAATCCGGACCAAACCAAATTATTGGAAGAAATGACGGATTTGTATGATTCACTCAGATTTCCAGATAAGGCACTTAACACCGCTCGGGTAATTTTATCCAGAGATCCAGAGAATAGAAATCTCAGATACAAGGCATTACTTTGGTCTTCTCGGATCGGAGATATTGAATATTATAAAGCTACTTTAAAAGAATTGGAATCTTCCAATCCATACTTAGCGGAAGAACAAGCTCTATTAGATGAGATCTCAGGTTTCCAAAAATCAGGAAAAATAGAAGATTCCATCGCAAGATGTAAAAGATTCCTCCCCTTCTTTCCCAGAAATAAAAATCTACATAGACTTTGTATCTTATCTTATAAATCCAAAGATCCTAATTTATATGAAGAAGGATTACTACAAAGAGCAAATATCTTTAGGGAAGAACCAATCTTTCATCATATCTTAAGTATGGAATATTTGGACCAGAGACGATTTGTGGAATCCGCAAGCCTAGCGAGAAGAGGACTTTTACTTTCTCTCAGAAAAAATCTTTTTCCAGATAAAGATTACCTTCTTCCTTTAAGAAGATATTATATACAAATTGGATCCGACTCTGGAGTTTTAGGAACAGAACTTTTAGAAGAGATTATTCGCACAAAAAAAAGTCCAAGCGTAGAAGAATGGAACGTACTACTCAAACATTCTTCTTACAGTTGGGAGGTATTGGCATTTGCACTCAGATCTGTAGCAGAAACAGAACCAGAAGAATCTGCTCTTATCATCTCCAAAGAATGGAAGGACATGTATAAAAATCTAAAAGTTTTAGAACTGGAGAAGGACCTTTCCAGATATGCAGGGCCTTATAGTTTAGACAAAACTTTTCAATTCTATTTAGAAACAGGTTATTCTCTCGCAGAAACGGAATAA
- a CDS encoding class I SAM-dependent RNA methyltransferase, with the protein MFDQEPFGVLEIETLLPNLRGEGTLGKKKIEIPYSLPGDVYEVYKFGKRKVFYKWNPTHLEPRVSSPQCPSFGECGGCSGQHLPYLEQFKLTSDPILKGLQNFNLVNKSISPAESSYSYRNRMDFAVFPGRVVGLRMSGNFRRIVKIENCSIQTDWANSEMPLFQKLLECFPELEYDRKKETGYLKYLTLRKSVFNDDSMSILTFTEDFKNENLMNQVAEKAKEILAAKNIVFCFNRKKGEISASGEALAIRGNTYLIEEIWGKKFKIPFDGFFQPNPKEFIKILEFIRSKIKPAENLADLFCGSGFFSILFGEKFSRILGIDIISSSVSAGEEFLQDIFPDKKIEFLAFDLFHKKGLEKMNSANLPWKDSVVIADPPRSGLSPELCAFLNSNPVSQLIYISCNPTNLLRDAKILEESYKMEEFLLCDPFPQTPHLEAVSIFSPKNR; encoded by the coding sequence ATGTTTGACCAGGAACCTTTCGGAGTTTTAGAAATTGAAACCCTTTTACCCAATCTAAGGGGAGAAGGTACATTAGGAAAAAAGAAAATAGAAATTCCTTATTCTCTTCCGGGAGATGTATACGAAGTATACAAATTCGGAAAAAGAAAAGTTTTCTATAAATGGAATCCTACCCACTTAGAGCCAAGAGTATCTTCTCCGCAATGTCCTAGTTTTGGAGAATGTGGTGGATGTTCCGGCCAACACCTGCCCTATCTTGAACAATTCAAATTAACATCTGATCCAATCCTAAAAGGATTACAAAATTTTAATCTAGTCAATAAAAGTATATCTCCTGCGGAATCTTCTTACTCTTACAGAAACCGTATGGACTTTGCTGTCTTTCCTGGACGGGTCGTTGGTTTAAGAATGTCAGGAAATTTCAGAAGGATTGTAAAAATAGAAAACTGCTCCATCCAAACGGATTGGGCAAATTCTGAAATGCCTCTTTTCCAAAAACTTTTGGAATGTTTTCCTGAATTAGAATACGATCGCAAAAAAGAAACAGGTTATCTGAAATATCTGACTCTGCGCAAATCCGTTTTCAATGATGACTCAATGAGCATTCTAACATTTACAGAAGATTTTAAGAATGAAAATCTGATGAATCAGGTGGCAGAAAAAGCAAAAGAGATACTAGCCGCTAAAAATATAGTATTTTGTTTTAACCGTAAAAAGGGAGAAATTTCTGCTTCAGGAGAAGCACTTGCGATTAGAGGAAATACTTATCTGATAGAAGAGATCTGGGGTAAAAAATTCAAAATTCCTTTTGATGGATTCTTCCAACCGAATCCTAAAGAGTTTATTAAAATTTTAGAATTTATTAGATCTAAAATTAAACCAGCTGAAAATCTTGCGGACCTTTTCTGTGGAAGTGGATTTTTCTCAATTCTATTCGGTGAAAAATTTTCTCGAATCCTGGGAATCGATATTATATCTTCTTCTGTATCAGCTGGCGAGGAGTTCCTACAAGATATTTTCCCGGATAAAAAAATAGAATTTTTGGCGTTTGACCTATTTCATAAAAAAGGTTTGGAGAAAATGAACTCCGCGAATCTTCCATGGAAGGATTCAGTGGTGATCGCAGATCCTCCCAGAAGCGGACTTTCTCCAGAATTATGCGCCTTCTTAAATTCTAACCCTGTTTCTCAGCTCATCTATATTTCCTGTAATCCTACAAATTTGCTGAGAGATGCCAAAATTTTGGAAGAATCCTATAAAATGGAGGAGTTCCTACTCTGCGATCCATTCCCTCAAACTCCTCATTTGGAAGCAGTATCGATCTTCTCCCCTAAAAATCGCTGA
- a CDS encoding TRL domain-containing protein produces the protein MRKIMLLATALVLVSLTNCIPFVYGSLYTNVTDNATIFNRDNSQKDGIGEKSGEACASSILSLIATGDAGIKAAAKKGGIKVVKSIDFNRSNVLGSVYVSNCTIAYGD, from the coding sequence ATGAGAAAAATCATGTTATTGGCTACAGCGTTAGTATTGGTTTCTTTAACCAATTGTATACCTTTCGTTTACGGATCATTATACACTAACGTAACCGACAACGCGACCATCTTCAACAGAGACAACTCTCAAAAAGACGGAATCGGTGAAAAATCAGGAGAAGCTTGTGCATCTTCTATTTTAAGCCTGATCGCAACAGGAGACGCAGGTATTAAAGCTGCTGCTAAAAAAGGCGGGATCAAAGTGGTTAAGTCCATTGATTTCAACAGATCTAACGTTCTTGGATCCGTTTACGTTTCCAACTGTACGATAGCTTACGGAGATTAA
- a CDS encoding alpha/beta hydrolase: MKPASPMCINFKYILYSILLFFLLGNCSSMLFYPTRDMYIPPEKMGFQPEKISLKMKDGTNIKIWIFKPSKVKAKASILQFHGNGDNMSSHYISLVWLVEKGYELVIWDYRGYGDSEGEAEKEPILEDSKEVLKFQQNRAKELGIPWIIYGQSMGGALAIRAVGEMQNKEGLLLVVGDGTFAYYSHVAKTVAERLFFFPIGQLVGLFFSDHLSPGEVVDQISPVKLLVVHGTDDQIVSYPNGMELFQKAKDPKIFWEIKGGKHLDWMEMGRSKGAKNFQKFLDELVSHWTP, from the coding sequence ATGAAGCCAGCTTCTCCTATGTGTATCAATTTTAAATATATATTATATTCCATTCTTCTTTTCTTCTTATTGGGGAACTGCTCTTCCATGTTATTCTATCCGACTCGGGATATGTACATCCCGCCTGAGAAAATGGGATTTCAGCCCGAAAAAATTTCTCTTAAAATGAAAGATGGAACAAATATCAAAATTTGGATCTTCAAACCTTCTAAAGTAAAAGCTAAAGCGAGTATTCTTCAGTTCCATGGAAATGGCGACAATATGTCTAGCCATTATATTAGCCTTGTTTGGCTGGTAGAAAAGGGTTATGAATTAGTGATCTGGGACTATAGAGGTTACGGTGATTCCGAGGGAGAAGCGGAGAAGGAACCTATATTAGAAGATTCTAAAGAAGTTCTGAAATTCCAACAAAATAGAGCAAAAGAACTTGGAATTCCTTGGATTATTTACGGACAAAGTATGGGTGGCGCGCTTGCAATCAGGGCAGTTGGAGAAATGCAAAACAAAGAAGGATTACTCTTGGTTGTCGGAGATGGCACTTTCGCATATTATTCTCATGTTGCGAAGACAGTGGCAGAGAGATTGTTTTTCTTTCCGATAGGACAGTTAGTTGGGCTCTTCTTCTCAGATCATTTAAGTCCTGGAGAAGTGGTAGATCAAATTTCTCCAGTAAAACTATTAGTAGTCCATGGAACAGATGACCAAATCGTTTCTTATCCAAATGGAATGGAACTTTTCCAAAAAGCAAAAGATCCTAAAATTTTCTGGGAAATCAAAGGTGGAAAACATTTAGATTGGATGGAAATGGGAAGATCAAAGGGCGCAAAAAATTTCCAGAAATTTTTAGATGAGCTAGTCTCTCACTGGACTCCTTAA
- a CDS encoding LIC12231 family lipoprotein: MREFIFIQTILLFLSNCIISYTDFPKKEKPNNGMIYFSIEDPKDWNPHERRKEFLKRGWKELELDRSPQKEKDRIHFLISRFPGLSRSESDVRRALAEKGWKEIENYPPEKGYYIDMKSSQKDPSLTAMIFLYLSYASFTILPSYSGKDGANITFTVYKDNSVLKTFEYEITRKVFVWILTLPVLWLNYMYPTEAEAYQAVIDQFESDLYSSKL, translated from the coding sequence ATGAGAGAATTTATATTCATCCAAACGATCCTTCTTTTTTTATCAAATTGTATCATTAGCTACACAGACTTTCCTAAGAAGGAAAAACCTAATAATGGAATGATCTATTTCAGTATAGAAGATCCTAAAGATTGGAATCCTCACGAAAGAAGAAAAGAATTTCTAAAAAGAGGCTGGAAAGAATTAGAATTAGATCGCTCTCCACAAAAAGAGAAAGATCGTATCCATTTTTTGATCAGCAGATTTCCAGGTTTAAGTAGATCTGAATCTGATGTAAGACGTGCCCTCGCCGAAAAAGGTTGGAAAGAAATAGAAAATTATCCTCCTGAAAAAGGATATTATATTGATATGAAGTCTTCTCAAAAAGATCCTTCCTTGACTGCGATGATCTTTTTGTATCTATCCTATGCCAGTTTCACGATCTTACCTTCTTATAGCGGAAAAGACGGTGCAAATATTACATTTACCGTATATAAAGATAATTCTGTTTTAAAAACCTTCGAATATGAGATTACTAGAAAAGTATTCGTTTGGATACTCACACTGCCAGTTCTTTGGTTAAATTACATGTATCCTACAGAAGCAGAAGCATACCAAGCAGTGATAGACCAATTCGAGTCTGATCTATATTCTTCTAAACTATAA
- a CDS encoding sodium-translocating pyrophosphatase translates to MNSVTIILAFAVLAILTAVVYALKVTRIQIGTEGGKDQESKKLIEISSAISEGAMAFLIREYKTISLFIAFMAVLIFFLLDNPETPDFNDGLFTAIAFVSGALISCLSGFIGMKIATIGNVRTAQAAKTSMTKAFRVAFDSGAVMGFGLVGLAVSGMIGLFQLYTHLFQNVGTLFLMEALAGFGLGGSAVALFGRVGGGIYTKAADVGADLVGKVEKGIPEDDPRNPATIADNVGDNVGDVAGMGADLFGSCAEATCAALVIGATATALSGNTDALLYPLLISAFGIPASLLTSFIASVKEGGNVEKVLKIQLWVSTLIVGAIMYFVTDKYMVDSFEIAGKTIGKWNVYISLIVGLFSGMFIGLITEYYTSHSYKPVREVVDASKTGAATNIIYGLALGYQSSVVPVILLVITIVTANILAGMYGIAIAALGMISTIAIGLTIDAYGPVSDNAGGIAEMAELGKEVRNRTDTLDAAGNTTAAIGKGFAIGSAALTSLALFAAFITRTKTTGLDILDAEVFGGLLFGAMLPFVFTAMTMKSVGKAAVDMVEEVRKQFREIPGIMEGKAKPDYKRCVDISTTAALREMILPGLLVLLTPIVVGYLFGIKSLSGVLAGALVAGVVLAISSANSGGGWDNAKKYIEKAAGGKGSDQHKAAVVGDTVGDPLKDTSGPSINILIKLMAITSLVFAEFFVQHGGLLLRLFQ, encoded by the coding sequence ATGAATTCGGTAACCATTATTCTGGCTTTTGCCGTCCTGGCTATTTTGACCGCCGTAGTTTACGCATTAAAGGTCACCAGGATCCAAATCGGAACTGAGGGCGGAAAAGACCAAGAATCCAAGAAATTAATCGAAATTTCTTCCGCAATCTCCGAAGGAGCTATGGCTTTTCTCATAAGAGAATACAAGACCATTTCTCTTTTTATCGCCTTTATGGCAGTTCTGATCTTCTTCCTTTTGGACAATCCGGAAACTCCGGATTTTAACGACGGGTTGTTTACTGCGATCGCTTTCGTATCAGGAGCGCTTATCTCCTGCCTTTCGGGTTTTATCGGAATGAAGATTGCGACCATCGGAAACGTTCGTACTGCTCAAGCAGCTAAAACTTCCATGACCAAGGCTTTCAGAGTCGCTTTTGATTCTGGCGCGGTTATGGGATTTGGTCTGGTTGGTCTTGCTGTTTCCGGTATGATCGGGCTTTTCCAACTTTATACTCATTTATTCCAAAACGTAGGAACTCTTTTCCTAATGGAAGCTCTGGCTGGTTTCGGTCTGGGTGGTTCTGCTGTGGCTCTTTTCGGAAGAGTGGGCGGCGGGATTTACACCAAAGCTGCTGATGTTGGTGCTGACTTAGTAGGTAAAGTAGAGAAAGGAATTCCTGAGGATGATCCTAGAAATCCTGCGACTATTGCTGATAACGTGGGAGATAACGTAGGTGACGTTGCTGGTATGGGTGCTGACCTTTTCGGTTCCTGTGCTGAGGCAACTTGTGCTGCTCTTGTGATCGGCGCAACTGCAACTGCTCTTTCTGGAAATACTGACGCTCTTTTATATCCACTTTTGATCTCCGCTTTCGGGATCCCTGCTTCTCTTTTAACTTCCTTCATCGCTTCTGTGAAAGAAGGAGGAAATGTGGAGAAGGTCCTAAAGATCCAACTTTGGGTTTCTACTCTGATCGTTGGTGCGATCATGTATTTTGTAACTGATAAATACATGGTGGATTCTTTCGAGATCGCTGGAAAAACAATTGGTAAATGGAATGTTTACATCTCATTGATCGTTGGTTTGTTCTCTGGAATGTTCATCGGTTTGATCACTGAGTATTATACTTCTCATTCTTATAAGCCTGTAAGAGAAGTTGTAGACGCTTCTAAAACTGGGGCTGCTACAAACATTATTTACGGACTCGCATTAGGTTACCAGAGTTCTGTGGTTCCTGTGATCCTTCTTGTTATCACAATCGTTACTGCTAATATTTTGGCGGGAATGTATGGGATCGCAATTGCTGCTCTTGGAATGATCTCCACTATCGCAATCGGTCTAACTATCGACGCTTACGGTCCGGTTTCGGATAACGCGGGTGGTATCGCTGAGATGGCAGAACTCGGAAAAGAAGTTCGTAATCGTACAGATACCTTGGATGCTGCTGGTAACACTACTGCTGCAATCGGAAAAGGATTTGCGATTGGTTCTGCTGCTTTAACTTCCTTGGCATTATTTGCTGCATTCATCACAAGAACCAAGACTACTGGTCTGGACATCTTAGATGCAGAAGTTTTTGGCGGATTACTTTTCGGAGCTATGCTTCCATTCGTTTTCACTGCAATGACTATGAAATCAGTAGGTAAAGCTGCTGTAGACATGGTAGAAGAAGTTAGAAAACAATTCCGTGAGATTCCTGGGATCATGGAAGGAAAAGCAAAACCTGATTACAAAAGATGCGTGGATATTTCCACCACTGCAGCTTTAAGAGAAATGATCCTTCCGGGACTTTTAGTTCTTTTAACTCCGATCGTAGTAGGTTACTTATTCGGAATTAAATCTTTATCTGGTGTTTTAGCTGGAGCATTGGTAGCGGGTGTGGTTCTTGCAATCTCTTCTGCAAACTCAGGTGGTGGTTGGGACAACGCTAAAAAATATATCGAAAAAGCTGCTGGTGGAAAAGGTTCTGACCAACACAAAGCTGCAGTTGTAGGAGATACCGTAGGAGATCCTTTAAAAGATACTTCCGGTCCTTCTATCAATATTTTGATTAAATTGATGGCGATTACAAGCTTAGTATTTGCTGAATTCTTCGTTCAACACGGCGGATTACTTCTTCGCTTGTTCCAATAA
- a CDS encoding DUF4105 domain-containing protein yields MPFKSYSLFIIFILFSISGIFSSSHAKGTEKILEYQKLAETKKLWEDRYWILLLHYTKTTFGNWISEADSPSFFLSKEGRKNPEEELLSAIEAFMTESSALPGEENWMHPACKFPERKRWIQEKLSIPDSDFAKVDCTRFEKWFSTLNPKGAKIIFASYYMNAPASIFGHTLLKLDSGDQNRKEILEYSVNYAANADPESTNAIVYSIFGLFGGYPGTFSLFPYYVKIAEYNDIESRDLWEYELDLKEEEVRRMTRHLWELGAATFDYYFLDENCSYHLFSLIEVARPSLYLRDKAPFVIPGDTVKKYIEQAGLVKDIKYRPSLHSKIIQKLRKMNDDEKDLYESVMNDGNISLLTNKEPDPKIRTSFLSDTILDSFRYKKAEGDSPKEWDQTYKQLLLFRSKLPTDYEDSGYSTITQSPHVGHGSSALYNEVGTSSLGNFIGFGYRAAVHDLLNTDQGYIPNSSVDYFSFKARYYKDSKKLHLEEFHLIRLLSLTPYNSLGRSVSYFVDSGTDSSVYEKKGNKEDRQNLEWQALLRPQDLSYTLYRLDDVSKSEKYERVTNANIETTFGYSFQDQFSEGPKRFLFSAQAGAKVRYNGKYDTNAIVAPQIAAYWIANFDSFKAVLSLHYYTFSIYGVPDDYKAQLGFRYAIHANHELRLEAKAQRNYNEASFSYVYQF; encoded by the coding sequence GTGCCATTCAAGTCCTATTCTCTTTTTATAATATTCATTCTATTCTCTATCTCCGGGATTTTCAGCTCTTCACATGCAAAGGGCACCGAAAAGATCCTAGAATACCAAAAATTGGCAGAGACCAAAAAACTTTGGGAAGATAGATACTGGATACTTCTATTACATTATACTAAAACCACATTCGGGAACTGGATAAGCGAGGCGGACTCCCCTTCTTTTTTTCTTTCAAAAGAAGGAAGAAAAAATCCTGAAGAAGAACTTCTCTCTGCGATCGAAGCATTTATGACAGAATCGTCCGCTCTTCCAGGAGAAGAAAATTGGATGCATCCAGCATGTAAATTCCCGGAAAGAAAAAGATGGATCCAAGAAAAACTTTCTATACCTGATTCAGATTTTGCAAAGGTTGATTGTACTAGATTCGAAAAATGGTTCTCAACTCTTAACCCAAAAGGTGCAAAAATCATATTCGCTTCTTATTATATGAATGCTCCAGCTTCTATCTTTGGTCATACTCTTTTAAAATTGGATTCAGGTGATCAAAATAGAAAAGAAATTTTAGAATATTCTGTGAATTATGCAGCAAACGCAGATCCTGAATCTACAAATGCGATCGTGTATTCTATTTTTGGTTTATTTGGCGGATATCCAGGGACCTTCTCCTTATTCCCTTATTATGTTAAAATTGCAGAATATAATGATATAGAAAGCAGAGATCTTTGGGAATACGAGTTAGATCTAAAAGAGGAAGAAGTTAGAAGAATGACAAGGCATCTCTGGGAATTGGGAGCTGCCACATTCGATTATTATTTTTTAGACGAGAATTGTTCTTATCATTTATTTTCTTTGATAGAAGTAGCAAGACCAAGTCTTTATCTTAGAGACAAGGCTCCTTTCGTAATCCCCGGTGATACTGTTAAAAAGTATATTGAGCAAGCAGGTCTTGTAAAAGATATCAAATATAGACCTTCTCTACATAGCAAAATTATCCAAAAACTCAGAAAGATGAATGATGATGAAAAAGATCTTTATGAAAGCGTAATGAATGACGGAAATATATCTCTTTTGACAAATAAGGAGCCTGACCCTAAGATCAGGACTTCTTTTCTTTCGGATACGATCTTAGATTCTTTTCGTTATAAAAAAGCAGAAGGAGATTCTCCTAAGGAATGGGACCAAACTTATAAACAATTACTTTTGTTCAGAAGTAAACTTCCAACTGATTATGAAGATTCAGGATATTCTACCATCACTCAAAGTCCTCATGTGGGTCATGGAAGTTCTGCATTGTATAATGAGGTTGGGACTTCCAGCTTAGGAAATTTTATAGGTTTCGGCTATAGAGCAGCAGTTCATGACCTTTTGAATACTGATCAAGGTTATATTCCAAATTCTTCTGTGGATTATTTTTCTTTTAAGGCAAGGTATTACAAGGATTCTAAAAAACTTCATCTAGAAGAATTTCATCTGATCAGACTTCTTTCTTTAACTCCTTATAATTCGCTCGGTCGTTCTGTTTCTTATTTTGTGGATTCAGGGACAGATTCTTCCGTATATGAAAAGAAAGGAAACAAAGAAGATAGACAAAATCTGGAATGGCAGGCATTACTTCGCCCGCAAGATCTTTCTTATACTCTCTATAGACTGGATGATGTTTCTAAATCTGAAAAATACGAAAGAGTTACGAATGCAAATATAGAAACCACATTTGGTTATAGTTTTCAGGACCAGTTTTCAGAAGGCCCTAAACGTTTTTTATTCTCTGCTCAGGCTGGAGCAAAAGTAAGATATAATGGTAAATACGATACGAATGCGATTGTAGCTCCTCAAATTGCAGCTTATTGGATCGCTAATTTTGATTCTTTTAAAGCAGTATTATCTTTGCATTATTATACTTTTTCCATTTACGGAGTCCCGGATGATTACAAGGCGCAATTAGGATTTCGTTATGCGATCCACGCCAATCATGAATTAAGATTAGAGGCGAAAGCCCAAAGGAATTATAATGAAGCCAGCTTCTCCTATGTGTATCAATTTTAA
- a CDS encoding DUF3015 family protein, with translation MKKELLSLGLVGLLCLSSGISVSAADYGVAGCGFGSLVFKENKGGHQILAATTNGTSGSQTFGITTGTLGCATDGLVQKEKVQEVFVSLNFNSLEAEMAQGKGEKLEALSGLLGCSTNGTAQLGEYTKSNFDVLYTQETTPSSLLSAVKDGIRKDAVLSKSCKI, from the coding sequence ATGAAAAAAGAACTTCTATCGCTAGGATTAGTCGGATTACTCTGCTTGTCCTCGGGAATTTCAGTCTCTGCCGCAGACTACGGTGTAGCAGGTTGCGGATTCGGGTCTCTGGTTTTTAAAGAAAACAAAGGTGGTCACCAAATTTTAGCGGCTACTACAAACGGTACATCTGGTAGCCAAACTTTCGGTATCACTACTGGAACTTTGGGATGTGCTACTGATGGATTGGTCCAAAAAGAAAAAGTACAAGAAGTATTTGTTTCCCTTAACTTCAATTCTTTGGAAGCTGAAATGGCACAAGGAAAAGGAGAAAAATTAGAAGCACTTTCAGGACTTCTTGGCTGTTCCACTAACGGAACTGCACAATTGGGAGAATACACTAAGTCTAATTTCGACGTATTGTATACCCAAGAAACAACTCCTTCTTCTTTACTTAGCGCGGTAAAAGACGGGATCAGAAAAGACGCAGTGCTCTCTAAGAGCTGCAAAATTTAA
- a CDS encoding DUF3015 family protein, translating into MKRILAVSLFLALVASPLYVASAKHGAAGCGLGSIVITENKKIHQVIAATVNGTVGNQTFGISTGTLGCETSGFSQKQAEQQIFVHMNFQSLEQEFAKGSGEKMEAFASLMGCSDMGTFGKVGKEKFSALFDQNTPDSFLEKMRFEVANNSALVGSCKI; encoded by the coding sequence ATGAAAAGAATATTAGCAGTATCTCTATTTCTCGCTTTAGTAGCTTCTCCACTTTACGTAGCTTCCGCTAAACATGGCGCTGCAGGTTGTGGTTTAGGTTCTATCGTAATCACTGAGAATAAAAAAATTCACCAAGTGATCGCGGCTACCGTAAACGGAACTGTTGGAAACCAGACTTTCGGAATTTCTACAGGAACTTTGGGATGTGAGACCAGCGGTTTTTCTCAAAAACAAGCTGAACAACAGATCTTTGTTCACATGAACTTCCAATCTTTGGAGCAAGAATTTGCAAAAGGTTCTGGTGAAAAAATGGAAGCATTCGCTTCTTTAATGGGTTGTTCCGATATGGGAACTTTCGGAAAAGTAGGAAAAGAAAAATTCTCCGCACTTTTCGACCAAAACACTCCGGATTCCTTTTTGGAAAAAATGAGATTCGAAGTAGCAAACAACTCTGCTTTAGTCGGAAGTTGCAAAATCTGA
- a CDS encoding GNAT family N-acetyltransferase: MSEKLLEIKPVLPQNREAAIELVNQFFRMVNKLPLDGIFKIRPRAAAKMVDIYLKLRATDKVLFIGGFIGEELVSLLIARVEEKPYLIEEKNLFIDLAITKQGKRKSGYMKPLVDETFRYAKEKGILAVELRAISENEGAVEFWKKMGFDPFYVRFRKSV; the protein is encoded by the coding sequence ATGTCTGAGAAACTTTTGGAGATAAAACCTGTCCTCCCCCAAAATAGGGAGGCCGCGATTGAATTGGTAAATCAATTTTTTAGAATGGTGAATAAACTCCCATTAGATGGAATATTCAAGATCCGTCCTAGAGCCGCTGCCAAAATGGTGGATATCTACTTAAAACTCAGAGCCACAGACAAAGTATTATTTATAGGTGGCTTCATCGGAGAAGAACTTGTTTCACTCTTAATCGCAAGAGTGGAAGAAAAACCATATCTCATCGAGGAGAAAAACTTATTCATAGACCTGGCCATTACTAAACAAGGTAAAAGAAAGTCAGGTTATATGAAACCACTTGTGGATGAAACGTTTCGGTATGCAAAAGAAAAAGGTATCTTAGCTGTAGAATTAAGAGCAATTTCTGAAAACGAAGGTGCGGTAGAATTCTGGAAGAAGATGGGATTTGATCCGTTCTATGTGAGATTTAGAAAGTCTGTGTAG